AGTCCTTCGCTTCGCCATGCCAGTAGTCCGTCCACATATAAACCGGGTCCGGTATGCCCTTGGATGGGTCGGGGTTTACGATGATGGACACGCTGCCTTCCCATTCTTTGGCAATCTCTTTGTATTCCTGTGAAGTCTGAATTGATTTCAGCCATGCATCCATCCATTCTTGTGAAAACGCTTTTAATGCCATACCAATTACCTCCTCCTTGATTTTATTTGTAAAGCTTTGATCGCAGCTCCTCCAGGCCCAGTTCTACAAGCTTTTCTTCCCTGGGGAATCCCCGTTCGTCAAGACCCCTGAGCGCATAATATTCGGACAGCAGGCGCTTCATGTCCGGAACCGATCCGGCTGCGGCCCCGTCCGTCAGGGGGGTTAAGACACGCCTGGGCAGGACATCGTCCTTCGAGGTTACCCCCATGAGGTTATTAATCCCCCGTTTTAGCGTCCAGTCCCTCATGCCGGCCTCGAGCAAATCTTTAAAGCCAAGGTTGAAACCGGTGATCGCGTTGAAAGCATCCCGGATGGTCTCCGGTTGCAGGACATAGACAAGGTAGTGACAGATCGATAGAGAATTACCGAGGATGCCGTAGTTTTCAGAATTGTAGATGAGGACGGCCTTTTCATCGCTTATCTGACCGTTGTAGTCATCCTTCATATCAAACAACTGCGGCCAGGAGGCCATCCCCTGTTCCGTCGCGAGCGCGGCATGTTGAAGATGGCAGGCTCCCCGGTTTGACATCATGTAGGCGAGCCCCATGCCATGGAATCCCCGCGGATCGTGCATGGGGAGATCCAGGCCTTTGACATGAATGACGGAATCGACCGCGTCCTTGCCGATTTTCCTTGCCGCATTGAGCGAGCCTTCCGCAAGCGTATCACCGAATCCTTCCCGGTAGGCGATCTTTTTCAGAAGCGGCATAACGGCCTCCATGTTTCCCCAGGCGAGGTCCAGGCCGTCCACATCGCCTTTGGAAAGGGTTCCCTTCTCATAGAGCTCCATGGACAGGGCGATTGCCGAGCCGCAACTGATCGTATCCATTCCGTAACGGTTGCATAATTCATTGGCCTTGATTACGGCGGTAAGATCCCCATTCATGAGCATGGTCCCGAAACTGCCGCAGGTCTCGTATTCGGGCCCCGGACCTTCCTCGGTTTGATAGGGCCCTTCCTTGACGACGACGACGCGCTTGCAGGCCAGGGAACAATGCGAACAGGCATGGGCCCTGGTCAGGTATTTCTCACTCAACGTGGGGCCGCCGAGGCTTATCGAGAGATCGAAATCTTCGCCCACGCTCCAGTTCTTAATGGGGACATCGCCACTGAACATTCCCGTGACCATGGCGGCATCCGATCCCATCGCGTGCAGGGAGCCTGCCAGTGTCGAGTCCTTGATCTCCTGGACGGCGGCCCTGGCAAGCTCCTTGTACCGGGCGTCATCGGCTTTTTCAAGGCGCTTGGATCCTTTGGCGATAATGGCTTTTAATTTCTTCGATCCCATTACAGCGCCGAGTCCCGTCCGTCCGATAAAATGGCCCTTGTCATTCCCGATGGCGGCGAATTTCACGAGATTCTCACCCGCGGGGCCGATTGCCAGGACTTTGATGGATTTATCGGGGGCCTTCAGGATGTCGGTTGTTTCGTAGATATCCTTCCCCCAGAGATCGGATGCGTCGATAAGCTTCGCCGTACCATCAGTCAATGATAGATAGACCGGCTTCGGTGACGCGCCGGTGATAACGATGCCGTCGTAGCCGGCCCGTTTCATTTCGGGGCTGAATGTACCGCCGCAGGCCGCTTCACCCCAGATCCCCGTCAGGGGGGATTTCGCGCATACGGCAAACCGGGAGGTCCCCGAGAAACCGCTTCCCACCATGGGCCCGGTCATAACCATCAGCGGACTCTCCGGGGCCAGAGGATCGGCGTGCAGGTTGTAAGAGTCTATGTAGAGTTTTGCACCCAGGGAAGATCCACCGATGAATTTCCGCAATACCGCATCATCGATGATGAAGTTTTCGCAAACTCCCGAACTTAAATCAACGCGCAAAAATTGACCTGCATATCCCTTAGCCATATGGAAACCTCCTTATTTGAATTTCTGATCGCCGTATTAACGCCAAAGTATAAGATGGACAATATTTCAAAAATCGAGCTAAGGAATTAATACCGCTAAGAATTACACCTTTGGCGTGAAAAATCAAGAGTTTAATGAGGGCAGTAAAAAAATTGGTACTATAAAGCGTCCCGCAGGCACGGATAATCCCCGGGTGGTTTGCTCATTTTACAAAATTCCTCTGCACCCCCAGATCGACCACGCCGTCCGCGCTCCGTATGCGCGCCTCGATGCGGTCGCCGCGCATCAGATATTTCGGATTGTGCCGTCGCTCGCCCTTGAGGAAGCGCGCGATGCGCTCGCCCTGGGGTATGCCCAGTATCTCGGCGATGCGTGCGCGGAAGTGCGAGGGCCGGCCCAGTGCCACCCCGCACGGCGTGCCGGTGGCGATGACGTCGCCGGGCAGGAGGTCGAATTTTTCCTGGAGGCAGCGGATGAGCTCGTGGGGTTTGAAGATCATGTCAGCGGTCGTGCCGCGCTGGCGCTTGTAGTCGTAGGGGGCGCCGAGTGCGTTGTACACCGAAAGCTCGAGCTCGAGCGCGTAGAGGCGCGAAAGGACCAAAGCGTCGAGGGTCTGGATGACCGGTCCCAGGGGCGCGAAGGTGCGGAAGCTCTTGCCGAGGAACCACTGTCCCGCACTCAACTGGACGTCGCGCGCCGAGACATCGTTCATGATGGTGATGCCAAGGATGCAGGCCGGAAGGTTGTCCGCCGTCACTACGTCGTTTCGGCCGATGCGCGCGCCGATGACGAGCGCGAGCTCCACCTCGTAGTCGAGGAGCGTCACGCTTTCGGGGTAGATGATGTCGTCGTGCGCTCCCGCGAGCGCGCCCCCCGACTTGGTGAAGAAGACAGGGCTCGCCGGGATGGGCATGCGCACCTCCGCGGCGTGGTCGCGGTAGTTAAGCCCCGCGCAGTAGACGTGCGCGCGCTCGTCGGCCGGGGGAAGGAGCGTGCACTTTTCAATGGGCACACCGCGTCCCGTCGGCGCTTTTCCGGCCCGGGCGAAACGGAAGGCGGTTGCCGCAGTGGTGCAGCCCGCGACGGGGTATGCCTTTCCATCGCGCTCAATTCCCCAGCAGGGTTGTTTTAATCCGCTCCAGGTGAATTTGATCAGCCGCATGTCGTCCTTCCGTGAATATGGTCCAAGAATTTATCAGATGTATGTTCGACGGTACGCGTCAATCACTTATCGATGCCGCGGCCGCCATCTCATCCCGCCGCCGCGTCGTCGCGGGCCTTCCCGGGGCGTATGACGAGCGTTGCCTCGTCGGGGTGCGCGTCGTAGTAGTCC
The DNA window shown above is from Spirochaetota bacterium and carries:
- a CDS encoding aldehyde ferredoxin oxidoreductase family protein produces the protein MAKGYAGQFLRVDLSSGVCENFIIDDAVLRKFIGGSSLGAKLYIDSYNLHADPLAPESPLMVMTGPMVGSGFSGTSRFAVCAKSPLTGIWGEAACGGTFSPEMKRAGYDGIVITGASPKPVYLSLTDGTAKLIDASDLWGKDIYETTDILKAPDKSIKVLAIGPAGENLVKFAAIGNDKGHFIGRTGLGAVMGSKKLKAIIAKGSKRLEKADDARYKELARAAVQEIKDSTLAGSLHAMGSDAAMVTGMFSGDVPIKNWSVGEDFDLSISLGGPTLSEKYLTRAHACSHCSLACKRVVVVKEGPYQTEEGPGPEYETCGSFGTMLMNGDLTAVIKANELCNRYGMDTISCGSAIALSMELYEKGTLSKGDVDGLDLAWGNMEAVMPLLKKIAYREGFGDTLAEGSLNAARKIGKDAVDSVIHVKGLDLPMHDPRGFHGMGLAYMMSNRGACHLQHAALATEQGMASWPQLFDMKDDYNGQISDEKAVLIYNSENYGILGNSLSICHYLVYVLQPETIRDAFNAITGFNLGFKDLLEAGMRDWTLKRGINNLMGVTSKDDVLPRRVLTPLTDGAAAGSVPDMKRLLSEYYALRGLDERGFPREEKLVELGLEELRSKLYK
- a CDS encoding fumarylacetoacetate hydrolase family protein gives rise to the protein MRLIKFTWSGLKQPCWGIERDGKAYPVAGCTTAATAFRFARAGKAPTGRGVPIEKCTLLPPADERAHVYCAGLNYRDHAAEVRMPIPASPVFFTKSGGALAGAHDDIIYPESVTLLDYEVELALVIGARIGRNDVVTADNLPACILGITIMNDVSARDVQLSAGQWFLGKSFRTFAPLGPVIQTLDALVLSRLYALELELSVYNALGAPYDYKRQRGTTADMIFKPHELIRCLQEKFDLLPGDVIATGTPCGVALGRPSHFRARIAEILGIPQGERIARFLKGERRHNPKYLMRGDRIEARIRSADGVVDLGVQRNFVK